One genomic window of Arthrobacter sp. KBS0703 includes the following:
- a CDS encoding ABC transporter permease — MSTHTPTVAGTPTSRRPLNIIDQARSSGWARELALLPAIILAMVIGAILSPQFLTANNLLNNVLVTSAVLGIVVIAESIILISGYFDLSLESVVGLAPMLAVWLVLPAAVGGSGWGWSPWGAFAAMFVLSIVIGLINGFLVGKLKLNAFMVTLAMLTLLRGLTMGLSGGKTLSGLPAEFLALGNTKWLGISIQIWLFVIFLVAAAIFMRSHPVGRKLYAMGGNNAAAAAAGIKTLRLTIGVFVAGAVIAAFAGLMLTGRIASVTANQGDGLIFTVFAAAVIGGISLNGGKGSMIGALSGVLLLGIIQNILVLSQVPSFWIQAIYGLIILSALIFNYLAGSRRTRRVV, encoded by the coding sequence ATGTCCACGCATACCCCGACCGTTGCGGGTACGCCGACCAGCCGCCGGCCCCTCAACATCATTGATCAAGCCCGCTCGTCCGGCTGGGCCCGTGAGCTCGCGCTGCTGCCCGCCATTATTTTGGCGATGGTGATCGGGGCCATCCTGTCCCCGCAGTTCCTCACGGCGAACAATCTCCTGAACAACGTCCTTGTTACCTCTGCGGTGCTTGGGATCGTCGTGATCGCTGAAAGCATCATCCTGATCTCCGGATACTTCGATCTCTCCCTCGAATCCGTCGTGGGCCTGGCCCCGATGCTTGCCGTTTGGCTGGTCCTGCCCGCCGCGGTCGGCGGCTCCGGATGGGGATGGTCGCCGTGGGGTGCGTTCGCTGCGATGTTCGTCCTGAGTATCGTCATCGGACTCATCAACGGATTCCTTGTCGGCAAGCTGAAGCTCAACGCCTTCATGGTCACCCTCGCCATGCTCACCCTGCTCCGTGGCCTGACCATGGGCCTGTCCGGTGGCAAGACCCTCTCGGGGCTGCCCGCTGAATTCCTCGCCCTCGGCAACACCAAGTGGCTGGGCATCTCCATCCAGATCTGGCTCTTCGTGATCTTCCTGGTCGCCGCCGCGATCTTCATGCGCAGCCACCCGGTCGGCCGCAAGCTCTACGCCATGGGCGGCAACAACGCTGCCGCCGCAGCAGCAGGCATCAAGACGCTGCGTCTGACCATCGGAGTATTCGTCGCCGGCGCCGTCATCGCCGCGTTCGCCGGCCTCATGCTCACCGGCCGTATCGCTTCCGTGACCGCCAACCAGGGCGACGGCCTCATCTTCACCGTCTTCGCAGCGGCCGTCATCGGTGGCATTAGCCTCAACGGTGGCAAGGGCTCCATGATCGGCGCGCTCAGCGGCGTGCTGCTGCTGGGTATCATCCAGAACATCCTCGTCCTGTCCCAGGTGCCCTCGTTCTGGATCCAGGCCATCTACGGCCTCATCATCCTCAGCGCCCTGATCTTCAACTACCTGGCCGGTTCCCGGCGCACCCGCCGCGTCGTCTAA
- a CDS encoding sugar ABC transporter ATP-binding protein: MVTANIQNAIEIRGLQKSFGSTQALTDANLIVRSGESRALLGRNGAGKSTLIAMLTGLVTPDAGSIHIQGANGEVTEGPGSDSIACVYQKSTLVPELTVAENISLGAYPRKRWGSVDWPAIRRTATDQLKDWGYERIVDKTVADLEPLEKKIVEVCRALSRGPRILLLDEPTAGLDEGASHELFAQINSLRQRGVTVIYVSHHLEEIFKVCDSVTILRDGRDVLTAQTADLTVNRIVNVMAGVSEEEAAAAKKEIAAEHRRQDQLGETRLTVTGAAVGSRVLAANLTVRAGECVGLTGLDGAGHVQLAQAIAGQLALDKGTVDHNGHTLGQGNVIKTINAGVGFVPEDRHVNGYVPELSVEENATLTIVDRLRGRGGLISSGRRRERFTELSGAWAIKCDGPTQAVEELSGGNQQKVVLARALASNPDTLVLVHPTAGVDVTAKESIYESLRALRDSGRSLLIVSTDDTDLEICDRVIVMYKGEIHAELNAGYEEWELVGAIQGAEAAA; the protein is encoded by the coding sequence GTGGTCACAGCCAATATCCAGAACGCCATCGAGATCCGAGGGCTGCAGAAGTCCTTCGGATCGACCCAGGCGTTGACAGATGCCAACCTGATCGTCCGTTCAGGCGAATCCCGGGCCCTTCTCGGCCGGAACGGTGCCGGAAAGTCCACCTTGATTGCGATGCTTACCGGTCTGGTGACTCCGGACGCCGGCAGCATCCACATCCAAGGCGCCAACGGTGAAGTCACCGAAGGGCCAGGATCCGATTCCATCGCCTGCGTCTATCAGAAAAGCACCCTCGTGCCGGAACTGACGGTGGCGGAAAACATCAGCCTGGGTGCCTACCCGCGCAAGCGGTGGGGGAGCGTGGACTGGCCTGCGATCCGCAGGACGGCCACTGACCAACTCAAGGACTGGGGTTACGAGCGCATTGTCGACAAGACGGTCGCTGACCTTGAACCGCTGGAAAAGAAAATCGTCGAAGTATGCCGGGCACTGTCCCGGGGACCGCGGATCCTCCTTCTGGACGAACCGACGGCCGGCCTGGATGAAGGGGCATCGCATGAACTCTTCGCCCAGATCAACAGCCTGCGCCAGCGCGGGGTCACCGTTATTTATGTGTCCCATCATCTGGAGGAAATCTTCAAGGTCTGTGATTCTGTCACTATCCTGCGTGACGGACGCGACGTCCTGACCGCACAGACGGCGGACCTTACGGTCAACCGGATCGTCAACGTCATGGCCGGAGTAAGCGAGGAAGAAGCTGCGGCGGCAAAGAAAGAGATTGCGGCTGAGCATCGCCGCCAGGACCAGTTGGGCGAGACGCGCCTCACCGTGACCGGCGCCGCCGTCGGCTCCCGAGTCCTGGCAGCCAACCTGACAGTCCGTGCCGGGGAATGTGTGGGCCTTACAGGCCTCGACGGGGCAGGTCACGTCCAGCTTGCACAGGCCATTGCCGGCCAGCTGGCACTGGATAAGGGCACCGTTGACCATAACGGCCACACCCTCGGCCAGGGAAATGTCATCAAGACCATTAACGCGGGTGTGGGCTTTGTTCCCGAAGACCGCCACGTTAATGGCTACGTCCCGGAACTGTCCGTTGAAGAGAACGCCACCCTGACGATAGTTGACCGGCTTCGCGGCCGCGGGGGCCTTATTAGCTCAGGCCGCCGCCGCGAACGCTTCACAGAACTCTCCGGGGCATGGGCCATCAAATGCGACGGACCGACCCAGGCCGTCGAAGAGCTCTCCGGAGGCAACCAGCAAAAAGTCGTGCTTGCACGGGCGCTGGCTTCCAACCCGGACACACTTGTCCTCGTCCACCCCACCGCCGGTGTGGACGTGACGGCCAAGGAATCCATCTACGAATCACTCCGGGCACTGCGCGACAGCGGACGGTCCTTACTGATCGTCTCCACCGACGACACCGACCTGGAAATCTGCGACAGGGTGATCGTCATGTACAAGGGCGAAATCCACGCCGAACTCAACGCCGGCTACGAAGAGTGGGAACTCGTAGGCGCCATTCAAGGGGCGGAGGCAGCGGCATGA
- a CDS encoding sugar ABC transporter substrate-binding protein yields MMVQDRKGASAFKLSRRHLGVAVLAGATLALSACGGGASSGSDGNPTVGFSAGVLDNPFTAGLVDSVVTEANSNGLNMLPASNAEGDPAKQVTDINTLISQDVKGLVTIPRDSDAIIPAIQAANAANIPVVTVDTAANGGKIYMNIRADNVAMGTSVCEQIGKLTGGKGTVLELHGALSTTSGFDRDKGFSECMKAKFSGISIIKKDTNWESAKAVENAQTVLSTSKVDAVFLASDSVMLSGVQTVMEGQGKWVPAGQPGHIPLVTIDGSKGSLDAIRSGHVDAVVSQPVDLYGKYGVQYLKDAIAGKEYKVGPSEHGSEIVDYKGNLADMLPSPVITKDNVEDQNLWGNKK; encoded by the coding sequence ATGATGGTGCAGGATCGCAAAGGCGCCTCCGCATTCAAACTGAGCCGCCGCCACCTTGGTGTCGCCGTGCTCGCAGGCGCCACGTTGGCGCTCTCCGCCTGCGGCGGGGGTGCGTCATCGGGAAGCGACGGCAACCCCACCGTCGGCTTCTCAGCAGGTGTCCTCGACAATCCCTTCACGGCAGGTCTGGTGGACTCCGTCGTTACCGAGGCCAATTCGAATGGCCTGAACATGCTCCCGGCGTCCAATGCCGAGGGCGACCCCGCCAAGCAGGTGACCGACATCAACACCCTGATTTCACAGGACGTGAAAGGCCTGGTGACTATACCCCGGGACAGTGATGCCATCATCCCGGCCATCCAGGCCGCGAACGCCGCAAACATCCCCGTCGTGACCGTGGACACCGCAGCCAATGGCGGCAAAATCTACATGAACATCAGGGCGGACAATGTTGCCATGGGCACTAGCGTCTGTGAACAGATCGGCAAGCTGACCGGCGGCAAGGGCACGGTCCTGGAACTGCACGGCGCGCTGTCAACGACTTCCGGATTCGACCGCGACAAGGGCTTCAGCGAATGCATGAAGGCCAAGTTCTCCGGGATCTCAATCATCAAGAAGGACACCAACTGGGAATCCGCGAAGGCCGTGGAAAACGCCCAGACAGTTCTGAGCACCTCCAAGGTCGACGCTGTCTTCCTCGCCAGCGACTCCGTCATGCTCTCCGGCGTGCAGACCGTGATGGAAGGCCAGGGCAAGTGGGTTCCCGCCGGTCAGCCCGGACACATCCCGCTGGTAACGATTGACGGTTCCAAGGGATCCCTGGATGCCATCCGCTCAGGTCACGTTGACGCTGTTGTTTCCCAGCCCGTGGACCTCTACGGCAAGTACGGAGTCCAGTATCTCAAGGACGCCATCGCCGGCAAGGAATACAAGGTCGGTCCGTCCGAGCACGGCAGCGAAATCGTCGATTACAAGGGCAACCTTGCCGACATGCTTCCGTCCCCGGTCATCACCAAAGACAACGTTGAGGACCAGAATCTCTGGGGCAACAAGAAGTAG
- a CDS encoding helix-turn-helix domain-containing protein, which produces MSIQATAPVTQEGRAQLGSQLRAARTKAKISLRELSRRVGISASFMSQVELGRAVPSIGTLYTIVSELGLSLDTLMSGEHSAPAPEGNGATVDSTASELAGLSVFAPSAGTAIPGIQRAGDRPEINMGGVRWERLTERADPLVEFLRVTYAPGSESCAADALMRHPGWEYIHILSGRLNVQVAFDSDVLGPGDSMNFDSNVPHRLSNTSGEDCVAIWAVVGRQGFAHPLDLARAGQGSNGEDSATTEHSHS; this is translated from the coding sequence ATGAGCATTCAAGCCACTGCACCGGTGACCCAGGAGGGTCGTGCCCAACTGGGCAGTCAGCTCAGGGCTGCCAGGACCAAGGCGAAGATCTCCCTCAGGGAGCTCTCCCGCAGGGTCGGCATCTCCGCGAGCTTCATGTCACAGGTCGAGTTGGGCCGTGCCGTCCCTTCCATCGGAACCCTGTACACCATCGTTTCGGAGCTTGGCCTCTCCTTGGACACGCTCATGAGTGGTGAGCACTCGGCTCCCGCCCCGGAAGGAAATGGCGCAACCGTTGATTCAACTGCCAGCGAGCTGGCCGGCCTTTCCGTCTTCGCCCCGTCTGCAGGCACGGCAATCCCGGGAATCCAGAGGGCCGGGGACCGTCCAGAGATCAACATGGGAGGCGTCCGCTGGGAGCGGCTCACCGAACGGGCCGACCCTTTGGTCGAGTTCCTGCGGGTGACGTACGCGCCCGGGAGCGAGTCCTGCGCCGCGGACGCCCTGATGCGCCACCCCGGATGGGAGTACATCCATATCCTTTCCGGCCGGCTCAACGTCCAGGTCGCCTTCGACAGCGATGTTCTCGGGCCTGGAGACAGCATGAACTTCGATTCCAACGTGCCGCACCGTCTCAGCAACACCTCCGGTGAGGACTGCGTAGCCATCTGGGCCGTGGTCGGCCGTCAAGGCTTCGCCCATCCCCTCGACCTGGCCAGGGCCGGACAGGGATCGAACGGTGAGGACTCCGCGACGACGGAACACTCCCACTCTTAG
- a CDS encoding nuclear transport factor 2 family protein has protein sequence MPDHHSANEQEILSLEDRRYECVLRSDFDAFAELCHEDLVYAHSNGERDDLRSYIDKCRQGVYVYHRIDHPVEQVKIVGDVALVMGEMHADLTIRGTRTALDNAALAVWIRVGSSWKLLAYQPTPKPVQAALGQEGTTASAGSNV, from the coding sequence GTGCCCGATCACCATTCTGCAAACGAACAGGAGATCCTGTCCCTCGAAGACCGCCGCTACGAGTGCGTGCTTAGGTCTGACTTCGACGCCTTCGCTGAACTTTGCCATGAGGACCTCGTCTACGCGCATTCAAACGGGGAACGCGATGACCTGAGGAGCTACATCGACAAGTGCCGGCAGGGTGTGTACGTCTATCACCGGATCGATCATCCGGTGGAGCAGGTCAAAATAGTGGGCGATGTAGCCCTCGTGATGGGAGAAATGCACGCTGATCTGACCATCCGGGGCACGCGTACCGCACTGGACAACGCCGCCTTGGCCGTGTGGATCCGCGTGGGTTCATCCTGGAAGCTGCTGGCCTACCAGCCGACGCCCAAGCCTGTGCAGGCGGCCCTCGGTCAGGAAGGCACAACCGCCTCCGCGGGCTCAAATGTCTAA
- a CDS encoding SDR family NAD(P)-dependent oxidoreductase codes for MELELTGKKAVITGAALGIGRATALLLTAEGATVAALDIDKSALTELEELAADHPGRIVPTVVDFTQGEATNNAVAGAIDQLGGLDLLINNVGSGAVRTFEQITDEDWALTMELNFMSYVRAIRAALPALRESAAPCIVNNASDLARQPEAQPVDYSASKAAVLALTKSIARAEGPKIRVNAVAPGPIWTPFWTKPGGFADTLATVHGMDPQAAVEHEMKLRQLPLERLGTPEEVARIIALLCSPVTSFVTGSVWGVDGGSIRGLI; via the coding sequence ATGGAACTGGAACTGACCGGCAAAAAAGCCGTCATCACCGGCGCTGCCTTGGGCATTGGCCGTGCCACCGCCCTGCTGCTCACAGCCGAAGGAGCCACGGTCGCAGCCCTGGACATCGACAAGTCGGCTCTGACCGAACTTGAGGAACTGGCCGCCGACCACCCTGGCCGGATCGTCCCGACCGTTGTTGACTTCACCCAGGGTGAAGCCACGAACAACGCTGTTGCCGGGGCTATCGACCAGCTCGGCGGCCTGGACCTTCTCATCAACAACGTCGGCTCTGGAGCAGTCCGGACCTTCGAGCAGATCACCGACGAGGACTGGGCCCTCACGATGGAGCTGAACTTCATGAGTTACGTGCGCGCCATCCGCGCCGCTCTGCCCGCCCTGCGCGAGTCAGCGGCGCCGTGCATCGTCAACAACGCATCCGACCTCGCCCGGCAACCTGAAGCCCAGCCTGTCGACTACTCCGCCAGCAAGGCCGCAGTCTTGGCCCTGACGAAATCGATTGCCCGCGCGGAGGGCCCGAAGATCCGGGTCAACGCCGTGGCGCCCGGACCCATCTGGACGCCGTTCTGGACCAAGCCGGGCGGGTTCGCAGACACGCTCGCCACCGTGCACGGCATGGACCCCCAGGCAGCCGTCGAACACGAAATGAAGCTCCGCCAGCTTCCCTTGGAGCGGCTTGGCACCCCGGAGGAAGTTGCGCGCATTATCGCCTTGCTCTGTAGCCCGGTGACCAGCTTCGTCACTGGCTCGGTGTGGGGCGTGGATGGCGGCAGCATCCGTGGACTCATCTAG
- a CDS encoding SDR family NAD(P)-dependent oxidoreductase, whose amino-acid sequence MTDWTLTLPDHVIVTGAASGLGLECAKALLSAGSHVFGVDLGGSPAELTDHPRYQHIVGNVAEEATWQEVAKTATAGANGSLGLIAAAAILGVGTLEEETLESWRRTWEVNVLGNVIALKTLMPHLQKAEHASVVVVTSVDAHFAEQQLASYASSKAALTGAVRTIALDYARTGIQFNLLAPGPMRAGLFERHLASASDPQKFLATREARQPLGRITGADEVANSALFLLSKESSAVFGTTVVADGGLTTGFDFRTGSEGSSAHQN is encoded by the coding sequence ATGACTGACTGGACACTCACTCTTCCCGACCATGTCATCGTCACGGGCGCAGCCAGTGGGTTGGGCCTGGAATGCGCGAAGGCACTGCTGTCAGCGGGAAGCCACGTCTTCGGTGTCGACCTCGGAGGCAGCCCCGCAGAGTTGACGGACCACCCCCGGTACCAGCACATCGTCGGCAACGTCGCAGAAGAGGCGACCTGGCAGGAAGTAGCCAAAACGGCCACTGCAGGCGCCAACGGATCACTGGGGCTGATCGCCGCAGCAGCGATCCTTGGTGTCGGCACGCTTGAGGAAGAAACGCTGGAGTCGTGGAGGCGGACCTGGGAAGTGAACGTCCTCGGCAACGTCATCGCCCTCAAAACGCTGATGCCGCACCTGCAGAAAGCGGAGCACGCTTCCGTGGTCGTGGTGACCAGCGTCGATGCCCACTTCGCGGAACAGCAACTGGCGTCCTATGCGTCGTCCAAGGCCGCCCTCACCGGAGCCGTTCGCACCATTGCTTTGGACTACGCCCGCACGGGCATCCAATTCAACCTGTTGGCACCGGGGCCCATGCGGGCCGGACTTTTCGAACGCCACCTGGCCTCGGCCAGTGACCCGCAGAAATTCCTGGCCACCCGTGAGGCGCGGCAGCCCCTCGGACGCATCACCGGAGCGGATGAAGTCGCCAATTCGGCACTTTTCCTGCTCTCCAAGGAGTCCTCGGCCGTCTTCGGCACCACCGTTGTAGCTGACGGGGGCCTGACAACCGGTTTTGATTTCCGGACCGGCTCCGAAGGCTCTTCGGCGCATCAGAACTAA
- a CDS encoding sugar ABC transporter substrate-binding protein, with product MKTTSMKRLAVALSLTSALFLAACGSTPAAAPNAGGGSTDVKGKKVTLLTVAQSCDYCAKHTEEFKKVAEAAGVQVTVVVNDFNAAEQAQQVTQAISTRPDAVVLWPADATAIMPSLQRLKQSKIPVVVTNSHPQSDDDSLWNTFTGPDDYANGQEAAKAMIAGFKEKGFGDSGSVVIVEGVPGTPPAINRTKGFKDELAKLAPGITIAGSQPGNWDQTQATSAAASLITQFGNKNLRGIYAQADNMLAGAIVAADRAGLKSTDLAMVGSNCSTEGYTGIEKGIQYASVLQSPIEDGEYAAKAVIDVLEGKSVEKNSYLTPKMITKANLADCAAAVGK from the coding sequence ATGAAAACCACCTCAATGAAGAGACTGGCTGTCGCCCTTTCCCTCACCTCTGCACTGTTCCTGGCAGCTTGTGGATCAACGCCGGCAGCAGCCCCGAACGCCGGGGGCGGTTCAACCGACGTCAAAGGCAAGAAGGTGACCCTGCTGACGGTCGCCCAGAGCTGTGATTACTGCGCCAAGCACACCGAAGAATTCAAGAAGGTCGCCGAAGCCGCAGGCGTCCAGGTGACGGTCGTCGTCAACGACTTCAACGCTGCCGAACAGGCCCAGCAGGTCACCCAGGCCATCAGCACGCGCCCTGACGCCGTTGTATTGTGGCCCGCCGATGCGACCGCCATCATGCCGTCCCTGCAGCGGCTCAAGCAGTCCAAAATCCCGGTAGTCGTCACCAACTCACACCCGCAGTCCGACGATGACAGCCTCTGGAACACCTTCACCGGGCCCGATGACTACGCCAACGGCCAGGAGGCCGCCAAGGCCATGATCGCCGGCTTCAAAGAGAAAGGCTTCGGCGACTCGGGCTCGGTCGTTATCGTCGAAGGTGTACCCGGAACCCCGCCGGCCATCAACCGCACCAAAGGCTTCAAGGACGAACTGGCAAAGTTGGCCCCTGGAATCACCATCGCCGGTTCACAGCCGGGCAACTGGGATCAGACCCAGGCCACATCCGCAGCTGCCAGCCTCATCACCCAGTTCGGGAACAAGAACCTTCGCGGCATCTACGCCCAGGCAGACAACATGCTCGCCGGCGCCATCGTCGCGGCTGACCGGGCCGGCCTGAAATCCACGGACCTGGCCATGGTCGGATCGAACTGCTCCACCGAGGGTTACACCGGCATTGAAAAGGGAATCCAGTACGCCTCGGTTCTGCAAAGCCCCATCGAGGATGGTGAGTACGCCGCCAAGGCTGTCATTGATGTCCTCGAAGGCAAGAGTGTGGAGAAGAACAGCTATCTGACCCCCAAGATGATCACCAAAGCCAACCTTGCTGACTGCGCTGCAGCAGTAGGCAAGTAA
- a CDS encoding ABC transporter permease, with product MVRIYWHFRTLLAWSLAVLAFIAFALTNPAFLNAGNLYSLLQSFAVLALVATGLAIVMIAGEFDLSIAGTIPLAGLIAVKVGETAGIPLGVAAAIAVTVAVGVLNGWLTAHYAVPSLAVTVGTLVLTIGLGFAVAAGKIVTLTDFEPGLWLDQAIAEIVSPRALLHVVLVVAAGWFMAKTWSGMKLRAVGSDRQRSAASGLPVTRVLILAFVISGLFAGVAGALQGLTLASGAPGSDEATLLQAVTAAIIGGVALTGGKGSIPGVAAGAMLLAVVGNGLSLQGTSTAIIQLINGGILLLIVVIDRPLNRIVNKSVENSMSTSQHRVPTNH from the coding sequence GTGGTTAGAATCTATTGGCACTTCCGGACACTTCTGGCATGGTCGCTGGCAGTCCTCGCATTCATCGCCTTCGCACTGACCAACCCGGCCTTCCTCAACGCCGGCAACCTCTACTCGCTTCTGCAGTCCTTCGCCGTCCTGGCTCTGGTCGCAACCGGTCTCGCGATCGTCATGATCGCCGGTGAATTCGACCTCTCCATCGCCGGAACCATCCCTTTGGCCGGGCTCATCGCGGTCAAGGTAGGTGAAACCGCCGGTATACCCCTCGGCGTCGCCGCCGCCATCGCCGTCACGGTCGCAGTGGGGGTCCTGAATGGCTGGCTCACCGCCCACTATGCCGTACCGTCCCTTGCCGTCACCGTCGGGACCCTGGTGCTGACCATTGGTCTGGGTTTCGCCGTGGCCGCCGGCAAGATCGTCACCCTCACCGACTTTGAACCGGGGCTCTGGCTGGACCAGGCCATCGCCGAGATCGTCTCACCCCGTGCACTGCTGCACGTGGTTCTCGTCGTGGCCGCGGGATGGTTCATGGCCAAGACGTGGTCCGGCATGAAACTCCGGGCCGTCGGAAGTGACCGCCAGCGCTCCGCAGCGTCCGGCCTTCCGGTGACCCGTGTCCTGATCCTGGCGTTCGTTATCTCCGGTCTGTTCGCCGGCGTGGCAGGCGCCCTTCAGGGACTGACCCTGGCTTCAGGGGCGCCCGGATCAGATGAAGCGACCCTCCTGCAGGCCGTCACCGCGGCGATTATCGGCGGTGTCGCGCTGACCGGTGGCAAGGGCAGTATCCCGGGCGTCGCCGCCGGAGCCATGCTGCTGGCCGTGGTCGGCAACGGGCTCAGCCTGCAAGGCACATCAACCGCCATCATCCAGCTGATCAACGGCGGAATTCTCCTCCTCATCGTTGTCATCGACCGCCCGCTGAACCGCATCGTCAACAAGTCGGTCGAGAACAGCATGTCCACCTCCCAACACCGCGTACCAACCAACCACTAA
- a CDS encoding ABC transporter permease, translating to MNTKIAARSTVQKPSSPATPVAETIKRIMTDSSAIIAVTTVLLFILACIFVNEFATVTNLRALFLSVALVGIAAVGLSIITIVGRLFALSVSAMVAVSTIVFASILHTGPWTAMAAAVLFGALAGAIQGFFVGRLGTDPIVTTIAAAAILIGFAQIVTGGRNVQGAGDASVFGQTIFGVIPVQVLAFFVLTVLAWWTHRYTVLGRRVTLVGLNEKAALVSGMRAWPVILFAFIASGAMAGLAGGLLSSESGQGNLQLGGTFGFDAITAVVVGGVSVKGGTGNPVGAATGAVLVGLLGNALVLLGLSYEVQLIFKGVLVLLAVVATGIASNRQSGRKR from the coding sequence ATGAACACCAAAATCGCGGCACGGTCGACGGTACAAAAACCGTCATCACCAGCCACACCCGTTGCTGAAACCATCAAACGGATCATGACGGACAGTTCAGCCATCATCGCCGTAACCACCGTCCTGCTGTTCATCCTGGCTTGCATTTTCGTCAATGAGTTCGCCACGGTCACCAACCTGCGTGCACTGTTCCTCTCAGTTGCCCTGGTGGGAATTGCCGCCGTCGGCCTGAGTATCATCACCATCGTCGGCAGGCTATTCGCCCTGTCCGTCAGTGCGATGGTCGCGGTGTCTACCATCGTCTTCGCCTCCATCCTCCACACCGGTCCATGGACCGCCATGGCGGCCGCCGTCCTGTTCGGGGCCCTCGCCGGTGCAATACAGGGGTTCTTCGTCGGGCGCCTGGGCACCGACCCCATCGTCACGACCATCGCAGCCGCAGCAATTCTTATTGGCTTCGCGCAGATCGTGACCGGTGGACGCAACGTGCAGGGGGCAGGTGACGCCAGCGTCTTTGGACAAACGATCTTCGGCGTCATCCCCGTCCAGGTGCTTGCCTTCTTTGTCCTCACAGTGCTCGCCTGGTGGACGCACCGCTACACCGTGCTGGGCCGGAGGGTAACCCTCGTGGGCCTGAACGAAAAAGCAGCCCTTGTCTCAGGAATGCGCGCCTGGCCGGTAATCCTGTTTGCCTTTATCGCCTCGGGCGCCATGGCAGGCCTGGCCGGCGGGCTGCTGTCCTCTGAATCGGGACAAGGAAACCTCCAGCTGGGCGGCACCTTCGGCTTCGATGCCATCACGGCTGTCGTAGTCGGCGGCGTCAGCGTCAAAGGCGGAACAGGGAATCCCGTCGGCGCTGCAACCGGGGCCGTCCTCGTCGGCCTGCTCGGCAATGCACTGGTCCTGCTCGGGCTCAGCTACGAAGTCCAGCTCATCTTCAAGGGCGTCCTCGTCCTGCTGGCCGTCGTAGCAACCGGCATCGCATCCAACCGTCAATCAGGAAGAAAGCGCTGA